GGATGATTTTAGTAGTGTAAGAGAAAACCTTGAGAAAGCGGGAATTCCTATGGCTCAAGCAGATATCTCCATGATTCCTCAGACATGGGTAGAATTAAAGGATGAGAACGATATCAAGATGATGAACAGAATTCTTGACTTACTTGACGAGGATGATGACGTACAGGAAGTATATCACAACTGGGATGAGTAATTTGTAGCAATAGGAATACAGTAAAATCAGTACTTTCAGAGATTTGAAAAGAGATTTATGAAGTAAATTAAGCAGAGATTTATACCAGTGATTACATACTGGCAAGTTTGTGCTAAGAAATCTAGTATACATCTATCCCCCTAGTATATCACAGCTGATGGATATGCTAGAGGGATATTTTTATAATTTAGAGGATGCATATTGTGCTATTGAGGGATATTATTAAATTGACTCCGGCACATCTTCGCATGATAACAGAATGGACAATTCCATCCGACAGCAAAATTCATACTTTTATAGTGGGAGGAGAAAGTCTGGAGCGTTCGTTGGCAGATAATATTTGCAAATTATTCCAAAATAGAGTTATAATCTATAATGAGTATGGTCCGACGGAAGCAACTGTTGGTTGTATGATATATCAATATCAGCCAGAAGATGTGGGAGCTACAGTATCCATTGGCCGACCGGCCGATAATGTTCAGATCTATGTGTTGGGAGATGAACGATCACTTATGCCGGTAAATGCTCCAGGTGAGATGTATATTGGGGGTGCTTCCGTTGCAAAGGGTTATTTGAACAACGTAGATATGACCCGGACACAATTTATAGAGAATCCATTTAAGCCAGGGTCTAAGTTGTATAAAACAGGTGACCTTGCAAAGTGGAAGAAAGATGGAAATCTCGAATTTTTGGGTAGAAAGGATTTTCAGGTAAAAATACGCGGATTTCGAGTGGAGCTGGAAGAAATTCAGAATATCCTCCTTTCTCTTCCGCAGATCAAGGATGCGATTATTATTGATCGATTAGATAAGGCAAGTGTTCGATACCTGTGTGCATACCTTGTTAAAGCGGCCGATATATCGGAGGAAGCAATTCGTACGGAATTAAATAAAAAGCTTCCAGGCTATATGATACCTTCTTCCTATGTATTTCTGAAGGAGCTGCCTCTTACCTCCAATGGGAAAATTGACAGAGATCAATTGCCGGAACCTGAGAATAAAACAAGCAATACCTATTGTTTACCTTCTAGTCCGATAGAAACAGCATTGTTAGACATATGGAAAGAACTATTAAAAAGAGACGATATTGGAGTGGAGGACAATTTCTTTGAATTAGGAGGAGATTCCATTAAGGCAGTGCAGTTTGAAGTAGAAGCAGAAAAACAGGGAATCTATCATGGAGATATGTTATCCGTCCAGATTTATGAAACACCTACTATACGTACTTTGGCAGCATTTATTGAAAATCCTAACAAATAGTTCAAAAGTAAATTGATTAGGCAATTGCGAAACTCTAAAGAACTCTTAATTGTGTATACAGCAGATACATATTCCTGCGCAAACCCGCTCCTTCCGCTATGGTTTGCTTCGGAATATGTATCCACTGTATACACAATGGCCACAATTATCTAGTTTCGCAATTACCAAAAGTAAATTGATTGTAAGGAGAAAAAGAATGAGAAAATATTTGCTTAAGTATAAGTTATCTTTTTGCCTGACAGGATTTATCTGCGTACTTCAGGGGTTATTAAATGTTATGATGGCATTTATGCTGGCAAATTGTATCGATGCTGCCTCAAGTGGTAGCTTCAAAAGATTTATTACTGCTTTGCTAATCTATGCTGTCTACATCTTAGGTATGACAGGAATTGACATTCTGCAAAAAATAATAAAGCCGATTTATATCAGAAAAACGATGACATATTTGAAGAAGGATATCTTTCAGCACATACTGAGTAAGGACATACGCAGCTTTTCGGAAGAAAACAGTGCAAAATACATATCAATACTTACGAATGATATCGGAATGATAGAATCGGATTATATAGAGAATGTGTTTAATTTTATTTGGCAGGTAACTACCTTTTTACTGGCGATTGTTTCGGTTGTATATATCAATTACAAACTGGCAATAGCAATCTTTATTGTAAGTATCATTGGCTTTTATTTGCCTCAGAGATTCCGGAGTTTACTGAGTAAAAGGAAAGCAGTTTATTCTACCTCACTGGAGATGCTCACTGCAAAGACGAAGGATCTTTTATCGGGATTTGAAGTTATTCATAATTTTAACATCGCATGGAAAGCAAATGAATTGTATGATGACATTAATATGGACGTTGAACGTAAGAAGCAGAATTTTTCCATCGTTAGCGGAGTAATAAACAGTCTGACCAATTTCCTTGGTACCTGTATGTTTGTATTGCCGATGATTGTGGGAGGGTATTTTGTATACCTTGGAACGATTACAGTAGGAAGTCTGATTGCGTTGATACAGTTGATGAATAATCTGGCAGGGCCTTTATCACAAAGTCTTCAGTTGGTTAATCGGATCAATTCCATTGGGTCGATCACAGAAAAGATTCATGAACTGACCAAAGAAGAGCCGGAGGAAACATTTACCCACAGACTTCCTGTATTTGAAAATGAGTTATCCTTGGAGCATTTGAATTTTGGATATACCAAGGAGAAGCTGGCACTGGAAGATGTTAATCTTCGATTTGAGAAGGGAAAGAAATACGCGCTGGTAGGAGCGAGTGGAAGTGGAAAGTCTACACTGCTACGAGTATTACTCCGCTATTATAAACCGGATTCAGGAGACATTCTGATTGATGGGTTGCCATATGAACAGGTGAAGCTAGAGGATATTTATAAGCAAATTACATTTATTCAGCAGAATGTCTTTATGTTTGATGGAACTCTGAAGGAAAATATCGGACTGTATCAGGATTATTCTGAGGATAAACTTAATGAAGCCTGTAAGATTGCCGGACTGTCAGAACTGGTGAAAGGACTGCCAAATGGTTTAGAGGAATCCATTGGCGAGGCAGGTAATAAATTATCCGGAGGAGAACGCCAGAGAGTATCCATTGCAAGGGCAATTTTACGTGGATCTTCCTTTATTCTTCTGGATGAAACTACCTCTGCTCTGGATAATAAGATTGCTTATAGTATTGAGAAATCCTTATGTGATCTAGAGCAGATGACACTGATTGTAGTAACCCATAAGATTATGGAGGATATTTTGAAGCATTATGATGAGATTATTGTTATGAAGTCCGGCAGAGTGATAGAACAGGGACCATATGATGAATTGTATGAAAAGAAAGGTTATTTTTACAGCCTTTGTAATGTGGAAGAAACATATGAGTTATGACCAGTGCTTTGATATAGTGTGCTGATCTCCCGGTATGGATTAAAGGATGAATCAATATCTCATTACATTGGAAGGATGGCTACTATGGCAGAGATATATATAATTGATATAAATGAAAACATTACAAATGCAATGTGGAATAGGATATTGCAAATAATATCGAAATGCAAAAGAGAGCAAATAGAAAAATACAGATTTGAAACTGATGCAAAAAGGAGTGCCTATGGAGAGATACTGATACGTTATTTAATCTGTAAAAGAACCAATATTATGAATGAGGATATTGAGTTTTCTACAAATAAATACGGGAAGCCATATTTCAACAATCAGAATGAGATGTTTTTTAATATTTCACACTCCGGTCGATATGTAGTATGTGGATGGAGCGAGCATGAGATCGGTATTGATGTGGAAAAGAAGAATACAGCCCATATTGAGATTGCTAAAAAGTATTTTGCAGAAGACGAGTATAAGACGATTATAAGTAAGGGAGAACAGGAGCAGAGCCACTTATTTTATGAATATTGGACATTAAAAGAAAGCTACATCAAGTATAAGGGGCTGGGATTAAGGATTCCATTGAAACAGTGTGAATTTGTATTTGATGGAATGAAATATGTTCTGATGTCTGAAGACAGTAAGAAATTAAACTTTTTTCATTATGATATAGATACGGAACATAAAATGGCTCTGTGCACAGAAGATATCAATGTATCCAGCCTATCCTTTATGACAATACATGAGATACTTCACTTTTTTGATCATAATAAAATTACTATGAACTGCTAAATACACGGATAAGGAATGATGAAAATGAAAAAAACATTACCGATAAATGAAGATTCATATATTAGAACCTATACACATCATGGTTATTTATTCTCAATTGCCAGTACGGATGATAAAGTGTGTCATTCAGAAAACGATGCAGTAGCAGATATATCCGTCAAAAATTATGACCAATGGTCATGGGAGACTCAAAATGACCAATTAAAATATCATATTGGTAAGGAGGGCAATATTACTTTTTTTACGAATCGATGGAATATCGGAATGAATATGGCTTTCTGGAGAGAATGTCATCAATTCGATGAAATAGAATTAAGTATTAACAAGCAACTATATTCAAATAAATGGAGTTCTATTACATTGTTCATAACAGATAGCAATACCGGCGATATGCTTAATTTGAATTCATATGATATATCCCTGGGCAACTTTGCAAGCGATGGTGTATTTTATTCTACTGAAACGAATATACATAATAGAATTATGCCTAATCAGCAAAAACCACTTACCTTGAAACTTTCGAAAAATGATAAAGATATTTATATCGAATACAGCAACAAGGATGAATATAGTGGCAAAATATTAATAAAGCAATTAGAGAATGAATATACGTCTTGCAGAATTGGTTTTGCGATTAATCTAGGTAATAGTATGCTATATGAGTGGACATTTTCTAATTATATTCAAATACAATACAACAAGGATAAGATTATGCCTATAGACTTCATGTTCAACCCACATAAGAACTGGAGTGTTTACACACATAATTTATTATTAGATTATATAAAGAAAAGTGAAACAGAGATAGTTAATAGCGGTATTAATCTGTTGGAATATACCAAAAAGCAGATCGATAAAAATAGATATGTTGAGATAGTGTTAAATGATAACATTCATACAAATAAATCAGACAAGGATGGTGCATTCTTTCATCAGAATCTAATCTATGGATACGACGATGAACAGCAATGCTTACATATGCTGTATTACAATTTTGGTAGAACGGAAGCGGTACAAATGACCTATTCGGATTTCCTATCAGATCGAAATAAAATGCAGAATCGTAACTTTTATGTTATACAATATAATCCCTGCTATGAGCATTATTTTCTATTACCGAAGCGACTTTTACAATTATATAAAGAGTATCGGGATGAAGAGAATATCTCATACTATGAACCTCAATATGAAATTGGATATATAATAGGCCTTGGCTGTATAAAACATTTCTGCACACCAGAAGGGTTGAAGCATTTGCTGTCAGATGTTCGGATCAGTCACTTGTTGTATGAACGCAGTATCTGCAATAGAGATAGAATACAGTATTTGCTTGCCAAAAATATAATTGATTTAGATACGTATAATAAAATCACACAAATATTAGAAGAAGAAAGTAAAATATTATTTTTAACTAGAAGTAATGTAGTGAAAAAGCTAGTAGCCGGATATATTTCTGAAACTCAGATTCAAGATAACCTTAATCGTGTTCTTGAACTTGAATTACAATTTCTGGATATTATC
The nucleotide sequence above comes from Variimorphobacter saccharofermentans. Encoded proteins:
- a CDS encoding 4'-phosphopantetheinyl transferase family protein; translated protein: MAEIYIIDINENITNAMWNRILQIISKCKREQIEKYRFETDAKRSAYGEILIRYLICKRTNIMNEDIEFSTNKYGKPYFNNQNEMFFNISHSGRYVVCGWSEHEIGIDVEKKNTAHIEIAKKYFAEDEYKTIISKGEQEQSHLFYEYWTLKESYIKYKGLGLRIPLKQCEFVFDGMKYVLMSEDSKKLNFFHYDIDTEHKMALCTEDINVSSLSFMTIHEILHFFDHNKITMNC
- a CDS encoding non-ribosomal peptide synthetase, which encodes MLLRDIIKLTPAHLRMITEWTIPSDSKIHTFIVGGESLERSLADNICKLFQNRVIIYNEYGPTEATVGCMIYQYQPEDVGATVSIGRPADNVQIYVLGDERSLMPVNAPGEMYIGGASVAKGYLNNVDMTRTQFIENPFKPGSKLYKTGDLAKWKKDGNLEFLGRKDFQVKIRGFRVELEEIQNILLSLPQIKDAIIIDRLDKASVRYLCAYLVKAADISEEAIRTELNKKLPGYMIPSSYVFLKELPLTSNGKIDRDQLPEPENKTSNTYCLPSSPIETALLDIWKELLKRDDIGVEDNFFELGGDSIKAVQFEVEAEKQGIYHGDMLSVQIYETPTIRTLAAFIENPNK
- a CDS encoding ABC transporter ATP-binding protein, with the translated sequence MRKYLLKYKLSFCLTGFICVLQGLLNVMMAFMLANCIDAASSGSFKRFITALLIYAVYILGMTGIDILQKIIKPIYIRKTMTYLKKDIFQHILSKDIRSFSEENSAKYISILTNDIGMIESDYIENVFNFIWQVTTFLLAIVSVVYINYKLAIAIFIVSIIGFYLPQRFRSLLSKRKAVYSTSLEMLTAKTKDLLSGFEVIHNFNIAWKANELYDDINMDVERKKQNFSIVSGVINSLTNFLGTCMFVLPMIVGGYFVYLGTITVGSLIALIQLMNNLAGPLSQSLQLVNRINSIGSITEKIHELTKEEPEETFTHRLPVFENELSLEHLNFGYTKEKLALEDVNLRFEKGKKYALVGASGSGKSTLLRVLLRYYKPDSGDILIDGLPYEQVKLEDIYKQITFIQQNVFMFDGTLKENIGLYQDYSEDKLNEACKIAGLSELVKGLPNGLEESIGEAGNKLSGGERQRVSIARAILRGSSFILLDETTSALDNKIAYSIEKSLCDLEQMTLIVVTHKIMEDILKHYDEIIVMKSGRVIEQGPYDELYEKKGYFYSLCNVEETYEL